The Arachis ipaensis cultivar K30076 chromosome B07, Araip1.1, whole genome shotgun sequence genome includes a window with the following:
- the LOC107608333 gene encoding uncharacterized protein LOC107608333, with the protein MSHAREPSSLRVKDAHEKGRSRTAAAVQPASSLSPFSSPPQAPRALSSSQARLPLSQSQGLLRSITVASSSSYFSHQRLLRCELVSEQSLVNIEDAILRQFDDKDMTIVLAALSVDGLENVIGSYKLFDALQNVLRRCSSQLLSGGHDVKKICSIHYNKFGLRQPFKNISYNKEKCCL; encoded by the exons ATGTCGCATGCGAGAGAGCCATCGAGCTTGAGGGTGAAAGATGCGCATGAGAAAGGGAGGAGTCGCACTGCTGCCGCCGTCCAACCCGCCTCATCATTGTCGCCATTTTCGTCACCGCCTCAAGCTCCTCGCGCTTTGTCATCGTCGCAAGCTCGTCTCCCTTTGTCACAGTCGCAAGGTTTGTTACGCTCTATCACCGTCGCAAGCTCGTCTTCCTACTTCAGCCATCAACGCCTCCTTCGCTGTGAGTTGGTCTCTGAGCAA AGTCTTGTAAACATTGAAGATGCCATATTGAGACAGTTTGATGATAAAGATATGACAATTGTTCTAGCAGCTTTATCAGTTGATGGCCTGGAAAATGTAATAGGTTCTTATAAGCTATTTGATGCACTGCAAAATGTGCTGAGGAGATGTAGTAGCCAGCTGCTGTCAG GAGGACATGATGTGAAGAAAATATGTTCCATACACTACAACAAATTCGGGCTGAGACAACCCTTTAAAAACATTTCCTATAATAAGGAAAAGTGTTGTCTTTGA